One window of the Mycobacterium haemophilum DSM 44634 genome contains the following:
- a CDS encoding bile acid:sodium symporter family protein, protein MKRLRAVPVDTFLLAVGATAALAGLLPTHGAAAGTVSFATKAVIAVLFFLYGARVSPQQAWHGVRQWRLHWLVLAATFVIFPVLGLAARSLVPSVLTIDLYNGVLFLCLIPSTVRSSIAFTSIARGHISAAIMSASLSNILGVVLTPLLVVLLMNTSGVPRLDGASIRDVVLQLLLPFGAGQLMRPWIAATVARYAPLFKVVDRGSILLVVYTAFSMGVVKGIWVSIDPWRLILVIAVDTVLLAVMLVCTGVIGQLAQLDRRDAIVLLFCGSNKSLASGLPMALVLFPAATVGLTMLPLIIFHQVQLVACALIASRLARDRVDETDAVAVPASALGEAL, encoded by the coding sequence GTGAAGCGGCTAAGGGCGGTCCCGGTCGACACCTTTTTACTGGCAGTAGGCGCAACCGCGGCACTTGCTGGCCTGCTGCCGACCCACGGTGCGGCGGCCGGAACCGTGTCTTTCGCCACGAAGGCGGTCATCGCCGTGCTGTTCTTCCTCTACGGCGCCCGGGTGTCGCCGCAGCAGGCCTGGCACGGTGTCCGTCAGTGGCGGCTGCACTGGTTAGTGCTGGCCGCCACGTTCGTGATTTTCCCGGTGCTTGGGTTGGCCGCTCGATCGTTGGTGCCCTCGGTGCTGACCATTGACCTGTATAACGGAGTGTTGTTTCTCTGCCTCATCCCGTCGACGGTGCGGTCTTCGATTGCGTTTACTTCGATCGCACGGGGCCACATCTCGGCCGCCATCATGAGCGCATCGTTGTCCAACATCTTGGGCGTGGTGCTGACCCCACTGCTGGTGGTGCTGCTGATGAATACCAGTGGCGTGCCGCGCCTGGATGGTGCTTCGATCCGCGATGTTGTGCTGCAACTGTTGCTGCCGTTCGGGGCCGGCCAGCTGATGCGGCCATGGATCGCAGCGACCGTCGCCCGCTATGCGCCGTTGTTCAAGGTGGTCGACCGCGGCTCCATCCTGCTGGTGGTGTACACGGCTTTCTCGATGGGCGTGGTCAAAGGAATCTGGGTCAGCATCGATCCGTGGCGGTTGATCTTGGTTATCGCCGTCGACACCGTGCTGCTTGCGGTGATGCTGGTCTGCACCGGGGTGATCGGCCAACTTGCCCAACTCGACCGACGCGACGCGATCGTCCTGCTGTTCTGTGGTTCAAATAAGAGTCTGGCATCCGGCCTCCCGATGGCGCTGGTGCTTTTCCCCGCCGCCACAGTCGGGTTAACCATGTTGCCGCTCATCATTTTTCACCAGGTTCAACTGGTGGCATGCGCGTTGATCGCCAGCAGATTGGCACGGGACCGAGTCGACGAAACCGATGCGGTAGCCGTGCCGGCGTCCGCGCTGGGAGAAGCCCTTTAG
- a CDS encoding PE domain-containing protein, translating to MGGLFSMIPGAVDLSSATEAGISEEMAATTAAGAAALTGVMPMGTDADSVAFAAALNAAGAAYLAATAEHVGQRAAFAGTQGLASATGTAVDAINSGNLTL from the coding sequence ATGGGCGGCTTGTTCAGCATGATTCCCGGCGCCGTGGATTTGTCGTCGGCCACCGAGGCTGGAATCAGCGAGGAGATGGCGGCCACGACGGCAGCCGGCGCGGCTGCGCTCACTGGGGTGATGCCGATGGGAACTGACGCTGACTCTGTTGCATTCGCGGCCGCGCTCAACGCCGCCGGAGCGGCCTACCTTGCCGCCACCGCTGAACATGTCGGGCAGCGGGCGGCATTTGCCGGCACACAAGGCTTGGCTTCGGCGACCGGCACCGCCGTCGACGCGATCAACTCGGGCAACCTCACGCTGTAA
- a CDS encoding PPE domain-containing protein, whose translation MPDPRWTGPPELIAQIFEAGSAASVVANNVVWLTETVNKQLSMGLSAVNTAATATQWQGLGAVASMVAAAGLNAGLQTLVGWTAEKITITQSAVEAFTLAQSSVIPAVVSLTNRAETQVLYDTNFFGINGPAIIERESEYYGEHWPHNSSVGWAYAGTLSALVAALAVPPPVAPMGATPAAPAAAGEAVAQAAAQTGMNNAMQVSNQATQSGGQTASPPAAATGELSSLLQQPMTMVPSATEPLNQMLKTPTEAIQGMTSLPQGLMQSVAGMFPSAGAPNAAAAEAVTQPVLAGGGTAGGLGAASAGGAGAVGGFPGAGLTSYTRPTSSFEPETGGRPTGLRAGVLNAAELRSATTSTGMGGAPMPVSPAGMLARASGTETDKDAVTRARVVVDGDPKNRS comes from the coding sequence ATGCCCGACCCTAGGTGGACCGGTCCCCCCGAGCTGATAGCGCAGATCTTCGAGGCCGGCAGCGCGGCGTCGGTAGTCGCCAACAACGTGGTTTGGCTGACTGAGACCGTGAACAAGCAACTGTCGATGGGCCTTTCTGCGGTCAATACCGCGGCTACCGCAACACAGTGGCAGGGTTTGGGTGCGGTGGCCTCGATGGTGGCCGCAGCAGGGCTCAACGCCGGATTGCAAACGCTGGTGGGCTGGACAGCAGAGAAGATCACCATCACGCAATCCGCGGTGGAGGCGTTCACGCTCGCACAATCTTCCGTCATCCCGGCGGTGGTTTCGTTGACCAACCGGGCCGAGACGCAAGTTTTGTATGACACCAACTTTTTCGGTATCAATGGCCCCGCAATCATCGAACGGGAATCGGAATACTACGGCGAACATTGGCCGCACAATTCGAGCGTCGGCTGGGCGTATGCCGGCACACTGAGCGCGTTGGTCGCAGCATTGGCCGTTCCCCCGCCTGTCGCCCCGATGGGCGCGACGCCGGCCGCGCCCGCGGCCGCCGGAGAGGCGGTGGCTCAAGCGGCGGCACAGACAGGCATGAACAACGCGATGCAGGTATCAAATCAGGCCACCCAAAGCGGAGGGCAGACAGCATCGCCGCCGGCCGCCGCGACCGGTGAGCTTAGTTCACTGTTGCAGCAGCCGATGACGATGGTGCCCAGTGCAACCGAGCCGCTGAACCAGATGCTCAAGACCCCAACTGAAGCGATTCAGGGCATGACCAGCCTGCCGCAAGGGCTGATGCAGTCGGTGGCTGGCATGTTTCCTTCGGCTGGGGCACCGAATGCTGCGGCGGCTGAGGCTGTTACGCAGCCTGTGTTGGCCGGCGGCGGCACTGCTGGTGGGCTTGGCGCCGCATCGGCGGGCGGCGCGGGTGCGGTTGGTGGCTTCCCCGGCGCCGGACTAACCAGCTACACCCGCCCCACCAGCAGCTTCGAGCCGGAGACCGGTGGCAGACCGACCGGCTTGCGCGCCGGGGTGCTCAACGCCGCCGAATTACGTAGTGCCACAACCTCAACTGGGATGGGTGGGGCCCCAATGCCGGTGTCACCGGCCGGCATGCTGGCGCGCGCAAGCGGCACCGAAACCGACAAGGACGCCGTGACGCGCGCCCGCGTCGTCGTTGATGGCGATCCAAAGAACCGCAGCTAG
- a CDS encoding MFS transporter: protein MHARAPVDVWRSVRTLPDFRRLLQVRVASQFGDGLFQAGLAGALLFNPDRAADPLAIAGAFAVLFLPYSLLGPFAGALVDRWDRRLVLVGANVGRLALIAGIGTILVFGAGEVPLLCAALLANGLARFVLSGLSAALPHVVPREQVVTMNSVATASGAVAAFLGANFMLVPRWLVGAGDKGASAIIFTVAVPISLAVLLSSRFGARVLGPDDTQLAIHGSATYAVITGWLHGARTVARRPTVAATMSALAAHRMVVGINSLLILVLVHHMKSPAVGGLGTVLLFFAATGIGAFLATVLTPPAVRRWGRYATTNGALATAAVVQIAGAALLLPLMVACGFVLGVAGQTVKLCADSAVQIDVDDALRGHVFAVQDSLFWVAFIVSITAAATVIPEDGHAPTFILFGSALYLVGLVIHSILSRRGLPAHHR, encoded by the coding sequence ATGCACGCGCGCGCACCCGTCGACGTGTGGCGGTCGGTGCGCACTTTGCCAGACTTCCGGCGACTGCTGCAGGTGCGCGTGGCAAGTCAATTCGGTGATGGCCTCTTTCAGGCGGGGCTGGCCGGAGCGCTGCTGTTCAACCCGGACCGAGCCGCTGACCCACTGGCGATCGCGGGAGCTTTCGCGGTGCTGTTTCTGCCCTATTCACTGCTGGGGCCGTTCGCCGGGGCGTTGGTGGACCGTTGGGATCGCCGACTGGTGCTCGTCGGCGCCAACGTGGGACGGCTGGCGCTCATTGCTGGGATCGGCACCATTCTGGTGTTCGGAGCCGGTGAGGTGCCGCTGCTGTGTGCGGCACTGCTCGCTAACGGCTTAGCTCGGTTCGTCCTATCCGGCTTGTCGGCGGCCCTGCCCCACGTGGTGCCACGCGAACAGGTGGTCACGATGAACTCGGTCGCCACCGCGTCGGGCGCGGTCGCGGCCTTCCTCGGCGCCAACTTCATGCTCGTGCCACGCTGGCTCGTCGGCGCCGGCGACAAGGGCGCTTCGGCAATCATTTTCACCGTCGCGGTGCCAATCTCACTTGCGGTGCTGCTCTCATCACGGTTCGGCGCCCGCGTACTTGGCCCGGACGACACCCAACTCGCGATCCACGGGTCGGCCACCTATGCGGTGATCACCGGCTGGCTGCACGGCGCGCGGACCGTGGCGCGCCGCCCGACGGTCGCTGCCACTATGTCTGCCTTGGCCGCACACCGGATGGTGGTCGGCATCAACTCGCTGCTGATCTTGGTACTGGTCCACCACATGAAGAGCCCCGCAGTCGGCGGGCTAGGCACCGTGCTGCTGTTCTTCGCTGCAACGGGTATTGGCGCCTTTCTGGCCACGGTGCTGACCCCGCCCGCGGTGCGCCGCTGGGGGCGCTACGCCACGACAAATGGCGCGTTAGCGACAGCCGCGGTCGTCCAAATCGCCGGCGCCGCGCTGCTGCTACCGCTCATGGTGGCCTGCGGCTTCGTCCTCGGCGTCGCCGGCCAAACGGTCAAGCTGTGCGCCGACTCGGCGGTGCAGATCGACGTCGACGACGCCCTGCGCGGACACGTGTTCGCCGTGCAGGATTCACTGTTCTGGGTCGCGTTCATCGTGTCGATCACGGCGGCAGCGACGGTGATTCCCGAAGACGGGCACGCACCGACGTTTATCCTGTTCGGGTCGGCGCTCTATCTCGTCGGGCTCGTCATTCACAGCATCCTCAGCCGGCGCGGGCTGCCGGCGCATCATCGCTAA
- the leuS gene encoding leucine--tRNA ligase: MTESPTAVPGRNSAVAQPDTDAPRYRYTAELAGRIESTWQDNWARLQTFNVPNPVGSLAPPDGSAIPADKLFVQDMFPYPSGDGLHVGHPLGYIATDVYARYHRMIGHNVLHALGFDAFGLPAEQYAVQTGTHPRIRTEANVVNFQRQLGRLGLGHDSRRTFSTTDVEFYKWTQWIFLQIYNAWFDATANKARPIAELIAEFDSGARRLADGRDWVKLSAGERADVIDNCRLVYRADSMVNWCPGLGTVLANEEVTADGRSDRGNFPVFRKRLRQWMMRITAYADRLLDDLDLLDWPEQVKTMQRNWIGRSTGAKALFSATLSRSDAAATEVGVDVFTTRPDTMFGATYLVLAPEHDLVDELVATAWPDGTDPRWTYGAATPGAAVAAYRHTIAAKSDLERQESKEKTGVFLGRYATNPANGKPVPIFIADYVLAGYGTGAIMAVPGHDQRDWDFAREFHLPIVEVIAGGDISEAAYGGDGVLVNSGYLDGMDVATAKEAITARLESEGRGQARIEFKLRDWLFARQRYWGEPFPIVYDSDGRPHALDEAALPVELPDVPDYSPVQFDPDDADSEPSPPLAKATEWVHVELDLGDGLKPYSRDTNVMPQWAGSSWYELRYTDPHNCERLCAKENEAYWMGPRPAEHGPDDPGGVDLYVGGAEHAVLHLLYARFWHKVLYDLGHVSSREPYRRLINQGYIQAFAYTDARGSYVPANQVLQRGDGFVYPGPDGEIEVFQEFGKIGKSLKNSVSPDEICDEYGADTLRVYEMSMGPLEASRPWATKDVVGAYRFLQRVWRLVVDECTGETRVVDAAGELDTDTLRALHRTIAGVSEDYAALRNNTATAKLIEYTNHLTKEHRDSVPRAAVEPLVLMLAPLAPHLAEELWLRLGHTTSLAHGPFPDADPAYLVDDTVEYPVQVNGKVRGRIVVAADADDDTLKAAALADDKVQQFLAGATPRKVIVVAGRLVNLVV; this comes from the coding sequence GTGACCGAATCGCCGACTGCTGTCCCTGGGCGCAACTCTGCTGTTGCTCAGCCGGACACCGATGCGCCGCGATACCGCTACACCGCGGAGCTGGCCGGCCGGATCGAAAGCACCTGGCAGGACAATTGGGCGCGGCTGCAGACCTTCAACGTGCCCAACCCGGTCGGCTCGCTGGCCCCGCCGGACGGTTCGGCGATCCCTGCCGACAAGTTGTTCGTGCAGGACATGTTTCCCTATCCATCGGGTGACGGATTGCATGTCGGACATCCACTGGGCTACATCGCCACCGACGTCTACGCCCGGTATCACCGGATGATTGGCCATAACGTGCTGCACGCGTTGGGGTTCGACGCTTTCGGGCTGCCCGCCGAACAGTACGCGGTACAAACCGGAACTCACCCACGCATCCGAACCGAGGCTAACGTCGTCAACTTCCAACGCCAGCTGGGCCGGTTGGGCCTTGGCCACGACAGCCGACGCACCTTCTCGACCACCGATGTCGAGTTCTACAAGTGGACCCAGTGGATCTTCCTGCAGATCTACAACGCTTGGTTCGACGCCACAGCTAACAAGGCGCGTCCGATCGCCGAGCTGATCGCCGAATTCGATTCCGGTGCGCGCCGCCTTGCGGACGGCCGGGATTGGGTCAAGCTGTCGGCGGGGGAGCGGGCCGACGTGATCGACAACTGCCGACTGGTCTACCGGGCGGATTCGATGGTCAACTGGTGTCCGGGGCTGGGCACGGTATTGGCCAACGAGGAGGTCACCGCCGACGGCCGCAGCGACCGCGGCAACTTCCCGGTATTCCGGAAGCGGTTGCGGCAATGGATGATGCGTATCACCGCCTATGCTGACCGGCTGCTCGACGACCTTGACCTGCTGGACTGGCCCGAGCAAGTCAAAACTATGCAGCGCAACTGGATCGGCCGCTCCACCGGCGCGAAAGCACTGTTCTCGGCAACCCTAAGCCGCAGTGACGCCGCGGCAACCGAAGTTGGCGTCGACGTGTTCACCACCCGACCCGACACCATGTTTGGCGCCACCTACCTGGTGCTGGCGCCCGAGCACGACCTGGTCGACGAACTAGTCGCCACCGCCTGGCCGGACGGGACAGACCCCCGGTGGACGTATGGCGCCGCCACACCAGGCGCGGCTGTCGCGGCCTACCGCCACACCATCGCTGCCAAGTCGGACCTCGAGCGCCAGGAGAGCAAGGAGAAGACCGGCGTCTTCTTGGGCAGGTACGCCACCAACCCAGCCAACGGAAAACCGGTGCCGATCTTCATCGCCGACTATGTACTGGCCGGGTATGGCACCGGGGCCATCATGGCGGTCCCCGGCCATGACCAGCGTGACTGGGACTTCGCCCGTGAGTTTCACCTGCCGATCGTCGAAGTCATTGCCGGCGGCGATATCTCGGAGGCCGCCTACGGGGGCGATGGGGTGCTGGTGAACTCCGGCTACCTCGACGGGATGGACGTGGCAACGGCCAAAGAGGCCATCACCGCCCGCTTGGAGTCCGAAGGTCGCGGCCAGGCCCGCATCGAATTCAAGCTGCGCGACTGGCTTTTCGCTCGGCAGCGGTACTGGGGTGAGCCGTTCCCGATCGTCTATGACAGCGACGGAAGACCGCATGCGCTCGACGAGGCCGCACTGCCGGTCGAGCTGCCCGACGTGCCGGACTATTCGCCAGTGCAATTCGATCCCGATGACGCCGACAGCGAGCCATCACCTCCATTGGCCAAGGCGACCGAGTGGGTGCACGTCGAGCTGGATCTGGGCGACGGCTTGAAGCCCTACAGCCGCGACACCAATGTCATGCCGCAGTGGGCGGGCAGCTCTTGGTACGAACTGCGTTACACCGATCCGCACAACTGCGAGCGGCTCTGTGCCAAGGAAAACGAGGCCTATTGGATGGGCCCGCGGCCGGCTGAACACGGCCCTGACGATCCCGGCGGTGTTGACTTGTACGTCGGAGGCGCCGAACACGCGGTGCTGCACCTGTTGTATGCCAGGTTTTGGCACAAGGTGTTATACGACCTGGGTCACGTCAGCTCTCGAGAGCCCTACCGCAGGCTGATCAACCAGGGCTACATCCAGGCTTTCGCCTACACGGATGCTCGCGGCTCATATGTACCGGCGAACCAGGTGCTGCAACGCGGCGACGGGTTCGTCTATCCGGGGCCCGACGGCGAGATCGAAGTCTTTCAAGAGTTCGGGAAAATCGGTAAGAGCCTGAAGAATTCGGTATCACCCGACGAGATCTGCGATGAATACGGCGCGGACACACTGCGGGTGTATGAGATGTCGATGGGTCCGTTGGAGGCTTCGCGGCCCTGGGCCACGAAGGACGTCGTCGGCGCATACCGTTTCCTGCAGCGGGTATGGCGACTGGTGGTCGACGAATGCACCGGCGAAACCCGGGTGGTGGACGCAGCGGGGGAGCTGGATACCGACACGCTGCGGGCGTTGCACCGTACCATCGCCGGAGTGTCCGAAGACTACGCGGCACTACGGAATAACACCGCAACGGCGAAGCTGATCGAGTACACCAACCATCTCACCAAAGAACACCGTGACTCGGTGCCCCGGGCCGCGGTCGAGCCTCTTGTGCTGATGTTGGCGCCGCTGGCCCCGCATCTGGCAGAAGAGCTGTGGCTGCGGCTAGGCCACACCACCTCGTTGGCGCACGGCCCGTTCCCGGATGCTGACCCCGCGTACCTTGTCGACGACACCGTCGAATACCCGGTGCAGGTGAACGGCAAGGTTCGGGGTCGGATCGTGGTTGCTGCCGACGCGGACGACGACACCCTGAAAGCTGCCGCGTTGGCTGACGATAAAGTACAGCAGTTTTTGGCCGGTGCCACACCGCGCAAAGTGATCGTGGTCGCGGGCCGGCTGGTCAATTTAGTTGTCTAA
- a CDS encoding TIGR03084 family metal-binding protein, translating into MTGPAPIVADLRAESDDLDALVTPLPAERWSAATPAPGWTIAHQIGHLLWTDRVAFTAVTDEAGFTEVLTAAAAAPTGFVDAGAEELATVSPAELLADWRATRRRLHEALLTVPAGRKLPWFGPPMSAASMATARLMETWAHGLDVADALGANRPATNRLRSIAHLGVRTRDYAFFVNDMTPPTEPFFVELRGPHGDTWSWGPPNAAQRITGSAEDFCLLVTQRRALRTLDITAAGADAQRWLSIAQAFAGPPGPGR; encoded by the coding sequence ATGACGGGTCCCGCGCCGATCGTGGCCGACCTGCGTGCCGAAAGCGACGACCTCGACGCGTTGGTGACACCTCTTCCCGCCGAGCGTTGGTCAGCTGCGACGCCCGCGCCGGGCTGGACCATCGCGCATCAGATCGGGCATCTGTTGTGGACCGACCGGGTCGCCTTCACCGCGGTCACCGACGAGGCGGGGTTTACCGAGGTGCTGACGGCGGCGGCCGCGGCTCCTACCGGGTTCGTCGACGCGGGGGCCGAAGAACTGGCCACCGTTTCGCCGGCCGAACTCCTCGCCGACTGGCGAGCGACGCGCCGACGCCTACATGAGGCGCTACTGACAGTTCCCGCTGGCCGCAAATTGCCGTGGTTCGGGCCCCCCATGAGCGCAGCGTCGATGGCTACCGCTCGGCTGATGGAGACCTGGGCGCATGGACTTGATGTCGCCGACGCCCTTGGCGCCAACCGACCCGCCACCAACCGATTGCGGTCGATCGCACATCTCGGGGTGCGCACCCGTGACTACGCCTTCTTCGTCAACGACATGACTCCGCCAACCGAACCATTCTTCGTCGAGCTGCGGGGGCCTCATGGGGACACCTGGTCCTGGGGACCGCCCAACGCCGCCCAACGCATCACCGGCTCCGCCGAAGACTTCTGCTTGCTGGTCACTCAGCGACGCGCGCTACGCACCCTCGACATCACCGCAGCAGGCGCCGACGCGCAACGGTGGTTGAGTATCGCGCAAGCCTTTGCCGGCCCACCCGGCCCCGGTCGATGA
- a CDS encoding MarR family winged helix-turn-helix transcriptional regulator, with protein MADSETTAPEVTELADGLHRALSKLFSILRRGDPNGAAAGDLTLAQLSILVTLLDQGPIRMTDLAAHERVRTPTTTVAIRRLEKIGLVKRSRDPSDLRAVLVDITPRGRAVHGESLANRRAALAAMLSQLPAADLDTLKNALAPLQRLASGEPVSGPAGDTPACKQA; from the coding sequence ATGGCGGACAGCGAAACCACCGCGCCTGAGGTGACGGAGCTGGCGGACGGGCTGCACCGTGCGCTGTCCAAACTGTTTTCGATCCTGCGCCGCGGAGACCCCAACGGGGCGGCGGCCGGTGACTTGACGCTGGCGCAGCTGTCCATCCTGGTCACGCTGCTCGATCAAGGCCCCATCCGGATGACGGATCTGGCCGCCCACGAACGGGTGCGGACTCCCACCACCACCGTGGCGATCCGCCGGCTGGAAAAAATCGGGCTGGTGAAGCGCTCGCGTGATCCGTCTGACCTGCGGGCCGTGCTTGTCGACATCACCCCGCGCGGGCGCGCGGTTCATGGCGAGTCGCTGGCCAACCGGCGCGCCGCCCTGGCCGCGATGCTCAGTCAGCTCCCCGCCGCCGATCTGGACACTCTGAAAAATGCGCTGGCGCCGCTGCAGCGCCTGGCCTCCGGCGAACCGGTATCCGGCCCGGCCGGCGACACGCCCGCGTGCAAGCAGGCATGA
- a CDS encoding SDR family oxidoreductase: MPTALITGAGGGIGSAIATALAPTHTLLLAGRPSARLDAVADRLGATTFPLDLTDTATIEASCEVIDELDVLVHNAGLSIPGRVAQSCVDEWRATFEVNVFGAVALTLALLPALRRARGRVVFVNSGAGRNVSAGMASYSASKFALRAFADSLRIDETELRVTTVYPGRTDTNMQRELVAYEGGEYRPANYLRPDTVAAVVANVVATPPDGDVQEVVLRPGRRL, translated from the coding sequence ATGCCAACTGCACTCATCACCGGCGCCGGCGGCGGTATCGGTTCGGCGATCGCCACCGCGCTGGCCCCGACGCACACCCTACTGTTGGCCGGTCGGCCCTCGGCCCGGCTGGACGCTGTCGCGGACCGGCTCGGCGCCACAACCTTCCCGCTGGACTTGACCGACACCGCCACAATCGAGGCCAGCTGCGAAGTCATCGACGAACTCGATGTGCTGGTGCACAACGCGGGGTTGTCCATTCCCGGCCGCGTCGCGCAATCGTGCGTCGACGAGTGGCGTGCTACCTTTGAGGTCAATGTCTTTGGGGCGGTAGCGCTTACATTGGCGCTATTGCCAGCGCTGCGACGCGCTCGCGGTCGAGTGGTGTTCGTCAACTCTGGGGCAGGACGCAACGTTTCGGCGGGGATGGCCTCTTACTCGGCCAGCAAGTTTGCGCTGCGCGCGTTCGCCGACTCGCTACGCATCGACGAGACAGAACTGCGGGTGACTACGGTCTATCCGGGCCGCACTGACACCAATATGCAGCGTGAATTAGTCGCCTACGAGGGTGGCGAGTACCGCCCCGCCAACTACCTGCGACCCGATACCGTCGCGGCCGTGGTCGCCAATGTGGTGGCCACGCCGCCAGACGGTGACGTCCAGGAGGTTGTGCTCCGGCCCGGGCGCCGGCTTTAG
- a CDS encoding LpqN/LpqT family lipoprotein, with protein MFQFAQTWRVLAGGLAAGAIGVTAFAGGTASADPSPPAPPPAIPGVPAVLPPASLPPIQNVTAVPGGITTNNRFVATPQAPGPAALGPTPPTVAAPVAGTLRDYFKAKDVKLVAQKPQGFKALDITLPVPTRWTQVPDPNVPDAFAVIADRLGNSLYTSNAQVVVYQLVGNFDPREAITHGFVDAQQLFAWQTTNASQADFEGFPSSIIEGTYRENDMTLNTSRRHVIASSGPDKYLVSLSVTTALSQAVADAPATNAISNGFRVSAPTASAPAPTQRPGSTPVGLTGPAPLPGMPPGQPPAPNLLSLVPGLLPLPNLMLTPSH; from the coding sequence ATGTTTCAGTTCGCACAAACGTGGCGAGTACTCGCAGGGGGTCTGGCCGCCGGCGCGATCGGTGTCACTGCCTTCGCTGGCGGCACCGCCTCGGCAGATCCTTCGCCTCCAGCACCACCACCGGCTATTCCCGGTGTCCCCGCTGTTCTCCCGCCGGCGTCACTGCCACCCATACAGAACGTCACGGCCGTTCCCGGGGGGATCACCACCAACAACAGGTTCGTCGCGACCCCGCAGGCTCCCGGACCGGCCGCCCTGGGACCGACGCCGCCCACCGTGGCTGCCCCGGTCGCTGGGACGTTGCGTGATTACTTCAAGGCAAAAGACGTCAAGCTGGTGGCGCAAAAGCCGCAAGGCTTCAAGGCACTCGACATCACCTTGCCGGTGCCCACCCGCTGGACTCAGGTTCCGGACCCGAACGTGCCCGACGCGTTCGCGGTGATCGCCGACCGGCTGGGCAACAGCCTCTACACCTCAAACGCGCAGGTAGTGGTGTACCAGCTGGTCGGCAACTTCGATCCCAGAGAGGCCATCACGCACGGCTTCGTCGACGCTCAGCAACTGTTCGCGTGGCAGACCACCAATGCCTCCCAGGCTGATTTCGAGGGCTTTCCGTCGTCAATCATCGAAGGTACGTACCGCGAAAACGATATGACGCTGAACACTTCGCGACGCCACGTCATCGCCAGCTCCGGGCCGGACAAATACCTCGTCTCACTGTCCGTGACCACTGCTCTGTCGCAGGCGGTCGCCGATGCACCGGCCACCAACGCCATCAGTAACGGATTCCGGGTGTCCGCACCCACGGCGTCCGCCCCGGCACCCACCCAGCGGCCCGGCTCGACACCCGTTGGGCTTACCGGGCCGGCGCCCTTGCCTGGGATGCCGCCCGGCCAGCCACCCGCACCCAACCTGCTGTCCCTGGTACCCGGGCTGCTGCCGCTGCCGAACCTGATGCTGACCCCGTCGCACTGA
- a CDS encoding YqgE/AlgH family protein: MVPQPEDPEDYAAPAAQRVRAGTLLLANTDLLEPTFRRSVIYIVEHNEGGTLGVVLNRPSETAVYNVLPQWAKLAAKPKTMFIGGPVKRDAALCLAVLRVGADPHGVAGLRHVSGRLVMVDLDAEPDLIAPLVEGLRIFAGYSGWTIGQLEGEIERDDWIVLSALPSDVMVGQRADLWGQVLRRQPLPLSLLATHPIDVSRN, from the coding sequence GTGGTGCCCCAGCCCGAAGATCCCGAAGACTACGCTGCACCCGCCGCGCAGCGGGTGCGCGCGGGTACGTTGCTGTTAGCCAACACAGATCTTCTTGAACCGACGTTTCGGCGCAGCGTGATCTACATCGTCGAGCACAACGAGGGCGGCACCTTGGGCGTGGTGCTCAATCGGCCCAGCGAGACCGCGGTCTACAACGTGTTACCGCAATGGGCGAAACTGGCGGCCAAACCGAAGACGATGTTCATCGGGGGGCCGGTGAAGCGTGACGCGGCCCTGTGTCTAGCGGTGCTGCGGGTCGGCGCTGATCCGCACGGCGTCGCGGGTCTACGGCATGTGTCGGGCCGGCTGGTGATGGTCGATCTGGATGCCGAACCGGATCTGATCGCACCACTGGTGGAGGGGCTACGAATCTTCGCGGGGTACTCGGGCTGGACCATTGGTCAGCTCGAAGGCGAAATTGAGCGTGACGACTGGATTGTGTTGTCGGCGTTGCCATCTGATGTCATGGTTGGGCAGCGGGCCGATCTGTGGGGCCAGGTGCTGCGTCGGCAACCGTTGCCGCTGTCGCTGCTTGCGACCCACCCGATCGATGTCAGCCGGAACTAA